The genomic window TGATCGACTCGTGTGTGGCGGCCGTCGTCGTGGCCAACAAGCTTGTCGAGCCGTGCCGCAGGTGCGCCGCTAGCGAGCAGCCCACCGCCTCGCAACTGTCGTCCATGAAATCGGCGCCCGCTCCGCCGTGGACGTGAAGGTCGACATAACCGGGCGCAATGTAGCCGTCACCGGCATCAACCATCGCCGCTCCGGCCGGCGCGGCCGAATGGCCAGTTCGCTCGACGACCTCGCTGATCCGTCCGTTGCGGACGTGGACCTCACCCTCGACAACCCGGTCGGGCAGAACAATTTTGCCGCGGAATACGGTGCTGTCAGCAAGCATCCGCTGATCGTACTGCGGATAGGGAACCGCGGACAGGGGACACTTAACCGCACCGCCGCGATATGCTACATTCATGCCACCTTCAACGCCCGCATTTTTTTCGTCAGGAAACTAAGAGATGACGCGACTGTCGTGGACCGCTGTTTGCCTTTTTGCCGTATGGGTGTCTGCCGTAAGCGCACAGAACAAAAGTACCGCCCAGAAATCGAATCCGAAAGTGGCGGGTGCGAAGAGCGGCGGACCGGCGGCCAAGAAACCGGAGGCGGCCAAGAAACCAGAGGCCGCTAAGAGCGAGAAGCCGGCGGATAAGGCCTCGCCCGAGGCGGCGAAGTCAGACGACTCCGCCGTGGCCGAGTTCGAGACGATCTTCGCCGACTGGAAAGAGTTGCTCAGCAAAATGGAAGATCTGCGCAACGAGTATGTAGCCACGCCGCGCGGCCCCCAGCGCGAGCCGCTCAAGAAGAAATACGCAGACCTGGTGGCCGAAGGCGAGAAGATGGAGCCCAAGGTCGTCAAGGCCGCGGAAGCCGCCTTCGCCGCCGCCGGCAATCAAGAGTCGGAGGCCGCCAAATTTCTGGCGGCCATGCTCAAGTACGAAGTCGAGCACGACAACTATGAACCCGCCGTGCCGATCGCCCGAACGCTGATCGACAACAACTACGACAACCCGCGTGTGTATAACTACGGCGGCATGGCGGCGTTCTTCACCAACGACTACGCAGACGCCGAGAAGTGGTTGAAGGAGGGCGACAAGCATTCGGTCCTCGAAGTGGATGCCAAGCAGTATCTCAGCCACATCGGCCAATATGAGGAACTCTGGGACACCGAGCAAAAGCTGCGGGAGGCCGAGGCGGAGGCCGACGACCTGCCTAGGGTGCTGCTGAAGACCTCCCAGGGCGACATCGTGGTGGAATTGTTCGAGAACGAGGCGCCCAACACCGTGGCCAACTTCATTCACCTGGTGGAAGAGGGATTTTACAACGGCCTGAAGTTTCACCGCGTGCTCGAACACTTCATGGCGCAAGGGGGCGACCCGAACGGCGACGGCACCGGCGGTCCGGGCTACACGATTCCCGACGAGATCGATCGGTCTG from Pirellulales bacterium includes these protein-coding regions:
- a CDS encoding peptidylprolyl isomerase, producing the protein MTRLSWTAVCLFAVWVSAVSAQNKSTAQKSNPKVAGAKSGGPAAKKPEAAKKPEAAKSEKPADKASPEAAKSDDSAVAEFETIFADWKELLSKMEDLRNEYVATPRGPQREPLKKKYADLVAEGEKMEPKVVKAAEAAFAAAGNQESEAAKFLAAMLKYEVEHDNYEPAVPIARTLIDNNYDNPRVYNYGGMAAFFTNDYADAEKWLKEGDKHSVLEVDAKQYLSHIGQYEELWDTEQKLREAEAEADDLPRVLLKTSQGDIVVELFENEAPNTVANFIHLVEEGFYNGLKFHRVLEHFMAQGGDPNGDGTGGPGYTIPDEIDRSDYRNHFRGGLSMAKTEAPNSGGSQFFLMFRPSGPGAGYNLNGKHTVFGRAIEGMDVLSRIQRIDPEKAQPGQKPDKIIEAKVLRKRKHDYVPKKVGDEPEEKPDETSGAKKK